From Streptomyces sp. NBC_01460, a single genomic window includes:
- a CDS encoding DeoR/GlpR family DNA-binding transcription regulator → MGTEERRRGILETARQDGAVDVNRLAERFDVAKETIRRDLHTLEEHGLVRRTHGGAYPVESAGFETTLAMRTTHHVPQKSRIAKAAADLLGDAETVFVDEGFTPQLIAEALPKDRPLTVVTASLAVATVLADAEKTAVLLLGGRLRGSTMATVDHWATRMLADFVIDLAYVGANGISRQYGLTTPDPAVGEVKAQAMRSARRRVFAGVHSKFGAVSFCRFAGVGDFEAVVTDTGLPSAEAQRYSLLGPHVIRV, encoded by the coding sequence GTGGGCACCGAGGAACGCCGACGGGGAATTCTCGAGACGGCCCGGCAGGACGGGGCGGTCGACGTGAACCGGCTGGCCGAACGGTTCGACGTCGCCAAGGAGACCATCAGGCGCGACCTGCACACCCTGGAGGAGCACGGTCTCGTGCGGCGCACGCACGGCGGTGCGTACCCGGTCGAGAGCGCGGGATTCGAGACGACCCTGGCCATGCGCACCACCCACCACGTGCCGCAGAAGTCACGGATCGCCAAGGCCGCCGCCGACCTCCTCGGTGACGCCGAGACGGTGTTCGTCGACGAGGGCTTCACCCCGCAGCTCATCGCCGAGGCCCTTCCCAAGGACCGGCCGCTGACCGTGGTCACGGCGTCCCTGGCCGTCGCCACCGTCCTCGCGGACGCGGAGAAGACCGCCGTGCTCCTGCTCGGCGGGCGCCTTCGCGGCAGCACCATGGCGACCGTCGACCACTGGGCCACCCGCATGCTCGCCGACTTCGTCATCGACCTGGCGTACGTCGGGGCGAACGGCATCTCCCGCCAGTACGGGCTGACCACCCCGGACCCGGCGGTCGGCGAGGTCAAGGCGCAGGCCATGCGGAGCGCCCGCCGCCGTGTCTTCGCCGGGGTCCACTCGAAGTTCGGAGCGGTGAGCTTCTGCCGCTTCGCGGGCGTCGGCGACTTCGAGGCCGTCGTCACCGACACCGGGCTGCCCTCGGCCGAGGCCCAGCGCTACTCCCTGCTCGGCCCCCACGTGATCCGGGTCTGA